One Elaeis guineensis isolate ETL-2024a chromosome 10, EG11, whole genome shotgun sequence genomic window carries:
- the LOC105052663 gene encoding calcium/calmodulin-regulated receptor-like kinase 1 isoform X1, with the protein MKGVSWGLIIGVTIGVVIGVLLAAAALLCIRFRKRRAQIGSSSSRRASTIPIRANGVDTCTELSDSTAGQESPKFAEEKGTSSWLEGPKRKNLVSVSGILKYCYKDLQKATSNFTTLLGQGAFGPVYKAQMSTGETVAVKVLATNSKQGEKEFQTEVLLLGRLHHRNLVNLVGYCSEKGQHMLIYEYMTNGSLASHLYSEKHEALSWDWRINIALDVARGLEYLHDGVSSPMISLAESNRESEKYSKALFLLLVLMQAVPSVVHRDIKSSNILLDRSMRARVADFGLSREEMVSHHASNIRGTYGYLDPEYVSSRSFTKKSDVYSYGILVFELITGRNPQQGLMEYVELAAIDAEGKVGWEEIADSRLDGIFDVQELNKVAALAYKCISRISRKRPSMRDMVQALTHVVKARHSKKHRGKRSLPVTVEEESTDQEPSYLQTSDSEHHRGESIDSLSDLPDV; encoded by the exons ATGAAAGGCGTGTCCTGGGGTCTGATTATAGGGGTGACAATAGGGGTGGTGATTGGGGTGCTTTTGGCTGCAGCTGCTCTCTTGTGTATTAGATTTCGCAAGAGGCGTGCACAGATAGGGAGTAGCAGTTCAAGGAGGGCTTCGACCATCCCCATCCGTGCCAATGGTGTCGACACTTGTACAGAACTCTCGGACTCAACAGCAGGCCAGGAGTCCCCCAAATTTGCTGAGGAAAAGGGCACATCCTCATGGCTGGAGGGACCTAAGAGAAAGAATTTGGTCTCAGTTTCTGGGATTCTCAAATACTGTTACAA GGATTTGCAAAAAGCAACTAGTAATTTTACAACATTGCTAGGTCAGGGAGCATTTGGTCCTGTTTATAAAGCTCAGATGTCTACTGGTGAGACAGTTGCTGTCAAGGTGCTTGCTACTAATTCTAAACAAGGCGAGAAGGAGTTTCAAACCGAG gTTCTACTTCTTGGGAGATTGCATCATCGGAACCTTGTCAATTTGGTGGGGTATTGTTCTGAGAAAGGCCAGCATATGCTAATATACGAGTACATGACTAATGGCAGCCTTGCTTCTCACTTGTACA GTGAAAAGCATGAAGCATTGAGCTGGGACTGGAGGATTAATATAGCTCTAGATGTTGCTAGAGGCTTGGAGTATCTTCATGATGGGGTAAGCTCTCCTATGATATCACTAGCAGAAAGTAACAGAGAAAGTGAGAAGTACAGTAAAGCTTTGTTTCTTTTGCTCGTTCTTATGCAGGCTGTTCCATCTGTAGTGCATCGTGACATCAAGTCTTCAAACATTTTGCTGGACCGGTCCATGAGAGCTAGG GTTGCTGACTTTGGGCTTTCACGAGAAGAAATGGTTAGTCATCATGCATCTAATATCAGGGGAACTTATGGTTACCTCGATCCTGAGTATGTATCGTCAAGGTCATTCACCAAGAAAAGTGATGTATATAGCTATGGCATTTTGGTTTTTGAGTTGATCACAGGCAGGAACCCGCAACAGGGTCTTATGGAATACGTTGAGCTT GCTGCGATAGATGCTGAGGGAAAAGTTGGGTGGGAGGAAATAGCAGACTCCCGATTAGATGGTATATTCGATGTTCAAGAGCTCAACAAAGTGGCAGCCCTTGCATACAAGTGCATCAGCCGAATCTCCAGAAAGCGGCCTTCCATGAGAGACATGGTCCAAGCACTGACACATGTTGTAAAAGCAAGACACAGCAAGAAGCATCGCGGCAAGCGATCCTTGCCTGTCACAGTAGAGGAAGAATCCACAGATCAAGAACCATCATATCTTCAGACTTCGGATTCTGAACATCACAGAGGGGAGTCAATTGACAGCTTGTCCGATTTGCCCGATGTTTGA
- the LOC105052663 gene encoding calcium/calmodulin-regulated receptor-like kinase 1 isoform X2 has translation MKGVSWGLIIGVTIGVVIGVLLAAAALLCIRFRKRRAQIGSSSSRRASTIPIRANGVDTCTELSDSTAGQESPKFAEEKGTSSWLEGPKRKNLVSVSGILKYCYKDLQKATSNFTTLLGQGAFGPVYKAQMSTGETVAVKVLATNSKQGEKEFQTEVLLLGRLHHRNLVNLVGYCSEKGQHMLIYEYMTNGSLASHLYSETSSSNMFKEQGAYFECEKHEALSWDWRINIALDVARGLEYLHDGAVPSVVHRDIKSSNILLDRSMRARVADFGLSREEMVSHHASNIRGTYGYLDPEYVSSRSFTKKSDVYSYGILVFELITGRNPQQGLMEYVELAAIDAEGKVGWEEIADSRLDGIFDVQELNKVAALAYKCISRISRKRPSMRDMVQALTHVVKARHSKKHRGKRSLPVTVEEESTDQEPSYLQTSDSEHHRGESIDSLSDLPDV, from the exons ATGAAAGGCGTGTCCTGGGGTCTGATTATAGGGGTGACAATAGGGGTGGTGATTGGGGTGCTTTTGGCTGCAGCTGCTCTCTTGTGTATTAGATTTCGCAAGAGGCGTGCACAGATAGGGAGTAGCAGTTCAAGGAGGGCTTCGACCATCCCCATCCGTGCCAATGGTGTCGACACTTGTACAGAACTCTCGGACTCAACAGCAGGCCAGGAGTCCCCCAAATTTGCTGAGGAAAAGGGCACATCCTCATGGCTGGAGGGACCTAAGAGAAAGAATTTGGTCTCAGTTTCTGGGATTCTCAAATACTGTTACAA GGATTTGCAAAAAGCAACTAGTAATTTTACAACATTGCTAGGTCAGGGAGCATTTGGTCCTGTTTATAAAGCTCAGATGTCTACTGGTGAGACAGTTGCTGTCAAGGTGCTTGCTACTAATTCTAAACAAGGCGAGAAGGAGTTTCAAACCGAG gTTCTACTTCTTGGGAGATTGCATCATCGGAACCTTGTCAATTTGGTGGGGTATTGTTCTGAGAAAGGCCAGCATATGCTAATATACGAGTACATGACTAATGGCAGCCTTGCTTCTCACTTGTACA GTGAAACTTCCAGTTCAAATATGTTCAAAGAACAAGGAGCATATTTTGAAT GTGAAAAGCATGAAGCATTGAGCTGGGACTGGAGGATTAATATAGCTCTAGATGTTGCTAGAGGCTTGGAGTATCTTCATGATGGG GCTGTTCCATCTGTAGTGCATCGTGACATCAAGTCTTCAAACATTTTGCTGGACCGGTCCATGAGAGCTAGG GTTGCTGACTTTGGGCTTTCACGAGAAGAAATGGTTAGTCATCATGCATCTAATATCAGGGGAACTTATGGTTACCTCGATCCTGAGTATGTATCGTCAAGGTCATTCACCAAGAAAAGTGATGTATATAGCTATGGCATTTTGGTTTTTGAGTTGATCACAGGCAGGAACCCGCAACAGGGTCTTATGGAATACGTTGAGCTT GCTGCGATAGATGCTGAGGGAAAAGTTGGGTGGGAGGAAATAGCAGACTCCCGATTAGATGGTATATTCGATGTTCAAGAGCTCAACAAAGTGGCAGCCCTTGCATACAAGTGCATCAGCCGAATCTCCAGAAAGCGGCCTTCCATGAGAGACATGGTCCAAGCACTGACACATGTTGTAAAAGCAAGACACAGCAAGAAGCATCGCGGCAAGCGATCCTTGCCTGTCACAGTAGAGGAAGAATCCACAGATCAAGAACCATCATATCTTCAGACTTCGGATTCTGAACATCACAGAGGGGAGTCAATTGACAGCTTGTCCGATTTGCCCGATGTTTGA
- the LOC105052663 gene encoding calcium/calmodulin-regulated receptor-like kinase 1 isoform X4, protein MKGVSWGLIIGVTIGVVIGVLLAAAALLCIRFRKRRAQIGSSSSRRASTIPIRANGVDTCTELSDSTAGQESPKFAEEKGTSSWLEGPKRKNLVSVSGILKYCYKDLQKATSNFTTLLGQGAFGPVYKAQMSTGETVAVKVLATNSKQGEKEFQTEVLLLGRLHHRNLVNLVGYCSEKGQHMLIYEYMTNGSLASHLYSEKHEALSWDWRINIALDVARGLEYLHDGAVPSVVHRDIKSSNILLDRSMRARVADFGLSREEMVSHHASNIRGTYGYLDPEYVSSRSFTKKSDVYSYGILVFELITGRNPQQGLMEYVELAAIDAEGKVGWEEIADSRLDGIFDVQELNKVAALAYKCISRISRKRPSMRDMVQALTHVVKARHSKKHRGKRSLPVTVEEESTDQEPSYLQTSDSEHHRGESIDSLSDLPDV, encoded by the exons ATGAAAGGCGTGTCCTGGGGTCTGATTATAGGGGTGACAATAGGGGTGGTGATTGGGGTGCTTTTGGCTGCAGCTGCTCTCTTGTGTATTAGATTTCGCAAGAGGCGTGCACAGATAGGGAGTAGCAGTTCAAGGAGGGCTTCGACCATCCCCATCCGTGCCAATGGTGTCGACACTTGTACAGAACTCTCGGACTCAACAGCAGGCCAGGAGTCCCCCAAATTTGCTGAGGAAAAGGGCACATCCTCATGGCTGGAGGGACCTAAGAGAAAGAATTTGGTCTCAGTTTCTGGGATTCTCAAATACTGTTACAA GGATTTGCAAAAAGCAACTAGTAATTTTACAACATTGCTAGGTCAGGGAGCATTTGGTCCTGTTTATAAAGCTCAGATGTCTACTGGTGAGACAGTTGCTGTCAAGGTGCTTGCTACTAATTCTAAACAAGGCGAGAAGGAGTTTCAAACCGAG gTTCTACTTCTTGGGAGATTGCATCATCGGAACCTTGTCAATTTGGTGGGGTATTGTTCTGAGAAAGGCCAGCATATGCTAATATACGAGTACATGACTAATGGCAGCCTTGCTTCTCACTTGTACA GTGAAAAGCATGAAGCATTGAGCTGGGACTGGAGGATTAATATAGCTCTAGATGTTGCTAGAGGCTTGGAGTATCTTCATGATGGG GCTGTTCCATCTGTAGTGCATCGTGACATCAAGTCTTCAAACATTTTGCTGGACCGGTCCATGAGAGCTAGG GTTGCTGACTTTGGGCTTTCACGAGAAGAAATGGTTAGTCATCATGCATCTAATATCAGGGGAACTTATGGTTACCTCGATCCTGAGTATGTATCGTCAAGGTCATTCACCAAGAAAAGTGATGTATATAGCTATGGCATTTTGGTTTTTGAGTTGATCACAGGCAGGAACCCGCAACAGGGTCTTATGGAATACGTTGAGCTT GCTGCGATAGATGCTGAGGGAAAAGTTGGGTGGGAGGAAATAGCAGACTCCCGATTAGATGGTATATTCGATGTTCAAGAGCTCAACAAAGTGGCAGCCCTTGCATACAAGTGCATCAGCCGAATCTCCAGAAAGCGGCCTTCCATGAGAGACATGGTCCAAGCACTGACACATGTTGTAAAAGCAAGACACAGCAAGAAGCATCGCGGCAAGCGATCCTTGCCTGTCACAGTAGAGGAAGAATCCACAGATCAAGAACCATCATATCTTCAGACTTCGGATTCTGAACATCACAGAGGGGAGTCAATTGACAGCTTGTCCGATTTGCCCGATGTTTGA
- the LOC105052663 gene encoding calcium/calmodulin-regulated receptor-like kinase 1 isoform X3 encodes MKGVSWGLIIGVTIGVVIGVLLAAAALLCIRFRKRRAQIGSSSSRRASTIPIRANGVDTCTELSDSTAGQESPKFAEEKGTSSWLEGPKRKNLVSVSGILKYCYKDLQKATSNFTTLLGQGAFGPVYKAQMSTGETVAVKVLATNSKQGEKEFQTEVLLLGRLHHRNLVNLVGYCSEKGQHMLIYEYMTNGSLASHLYTIAGEKHEALSWDWRINIALDVARGLEYLHDGAVPSVVHRDIKSSNILLDRSMRARVADFGLSREEMVSHHASNIRGTYGYLDPEYVSSRSFTKKSDVYSYGILVFELITGRNPQQGLMEYVELAAIDAEGKVGWEEIADSRLDGIFDVQELNKVAALAYKCISRISRKRPSMRDMVQALTHVVKARHSKKHRGKRSLPVTVEEESTDQEPSYLQTSDSEHHRGESIDSLSDLPDV; translated from the exons ATGAAAGGCGTGTCCTGGGGTCTGATTATAGGGGTGACAATAGGGGTGGTGATTGGGGTGCTTTTGGCTGCAGCTGCTCTCTTGTGTATTAGATTTCGCAAGAGGCGTGCACAGATAGGGAGTAGCAGTTCAAGGAGGGCTTCGACCATCCCCATCCGTGCCAATGGTGTCGACACTTGTACAGAACTCTCGGACTCAACAGCAGGCCAGGAGTCCCCCAAATTTGCTGAGGAAAAGGGCACATCCTCATGGCTGGAGGGACCTAAGAGAAAGAATTTGGTCTCAGTTTCTGGGATTCTCAAATACTGTTACAA GGATTTGCAAAAAGCAACTAGTAATTTTACAACATTGCTAGGTCAGGGAGCATTTGGTCCTGTTTATAAAGCTCAGATGTCTACTGGTGAGACAGTTGCTGTCAAGGTGCTTGCTACTAATTCTAAACAAGGCGAGAAGGAGTTTCAAACCGAG gTTCTACTTCTTGGGAGATTGCATCATCGGAACCTTGTCAATTTGGTGGGGTATTGTTCTGAGAAAGGCCAGCATATGCTAATATACGAGTACATGACTAATGGCAGCCTTGCTTCTCACTTGTACA CAATTGCAGGTGAAAAGCATGAAGCATTGAGCTGGGACTGGAGGATTAATATAGCTCTAGATGTTGCTAGAGGCTTGGAGTATCTTCATGATGGG GCTGTTCCATCTGTAGTGCATCGTGACATCAAGTCTTCAAACATTTTGCTGGACCGGTCCATGAGAGCTAGG GTTGCTGACTTTGGGCTTTCACGAGAAGAAATGGTTAGTCATCATGCATCTAATATCAGGGGAACTTATGGTTACCTCGATCCTGAGTATGTATCGTCAAGGTCATTCACCAAGAAAAGTGATGTATATAGCTATGGCATTTTGGTTTTTGAGTTGATCACAGGCAGGAACCCGCAACAGGGTCTTATGGAATACGTTGAGCTT GCTGCGATAGATGCTGAGGGAAAAGTTGGGTGGGAGGAAATAGCAGACTCCCGATTAGATGGTATATTCGATGTTCAAGAGCTCAACAAAGTGGCAGCCCTTGCATACAAGTGCATCAGCCGAATCTCCAGAAAGCGGCCTTCCATGAGAGACATGGTCCAAGCACTGACACATGTTGTAAAAGCAAGACACAGCAAGAAGCATCGCGGCAAGCGATCCTTGCCTGTCACAGTAGAGGAAGAATCCACAGATCAAGAACCATCATATCTTCAGACTTCGGATTCTGAACATCACAGAGGGGAGTCAATTGACAGCTTGTCCGATTTGCCCGATGTTTGA
- the LOC105052661 gene encoding large ribosomal subunit protein uL24c, with translation MAAMAAVAALQCSMGSLSLTSNSFLGQRFSPSLSPSPINFVDKPCTIVMKLKRWECKECKPNSLPILHKMHVKVGDTVKIISGHEKGKIGEITQVFRHNSTVIIKDMNLKTKHMKSTEQGEPGQIVKIEAPIHSSNVMLYSNEKQVASRVGHKILEDGTRVRYLIKTGEIIDSAENWKRVIKERKKEREEKST, from the exons ATGGCAGCGATGGCAGCGGTGGCGGCGCTCCAGTGCTCCATGGGGTCCCTCTCCCTCACCTCAAACTCCTTCTTGGGCCAGCgcttctctccctctctatctcccTCGCCG ATCAATTTTGTGGACAAACCATGCACTATTGTTATGAAG CTTAAACGTTGGGAATGCAAGGAATGTAAACCAAATAGTCTCCCCATATTGCATAAGATGCATGTTAAAGTGGGCGACACTGTGAAAATTATCTCAGGTCATGAGAAAGGTAAAATTGGAGAGATTACTCAGGTTTTCAGGCATAACAGTACTGTAATCataaaagacatgaacttgaaGACAAAACACATGAAGAGTACAGAACAGGGTGAGCCAGGGCAGATTGTGAAG ATTGAAGCACCTATTCACAGCTCAAATGTGATGCTTTACTCGAACGAAAAACAAGTAGCGAGCAGAGTGGGGCATAAAATCCTTGAGGATGGGACCAGAGTTCGTTACCTCATTAAGACCGGTGAGATAATTGACAGTGCAGAGAACTGGAAAAGGGTgattaaagaaagaaagaaagaaagagaagaaaaatccaCTTAA